The Rathayibacter caricis DSM 15933 genomic sequence GGCGGAGTTCACCGGCCGATGAGCGACGAGATCCTCGACTCCGCCCGCCCCGCCGAGACCACCGGCTCCGCCCTCGAGGCGCAGCGCGAGCGCGCCGCCCGACAGCTCGAGATCCGGCTGCGCTACGGCGACCAGGTCTGGGAGCTGCGCGAGGTCGACCACTTCGCCGTCTTCACCCGCGCGAGCCGCGCCCGCCGCGCCGGTCGCACGCTGGTCGCCTCCGGCTACGAGATCGCGATCTCCCGCTTGCGCCTGCGGCACGTGCTGGTCGCGAGCCACCACGCGGCCGTCGACGAGGAGGCGACGACCGCCTTCCTCCGCCAGGTGGTCGAGACCGTCGAGAGCGAGGGCGGCCGCTACGACGGCTGGCGCGCCGAGATCGTGCCCGCCCACTGAGCCCCGCCGGCGCACGCCGGCCCCCTCCGGGACGCACCGTCCCGGGTCAGCAGTCACGGGCCGCCGCCCGAGAAGGATCTGGACACCATGAGCACCGACAGCAGCACGGCCGACGAGTTCGACCTGATCGTCATCGGAGCCGGCCCCGTGGGCGAGAACATCGCCGACCGGGCCGTGCAGGGCGGCCTCACCGCCGCCGTCGTCGAGAGCGAGCTCGTGGGCGGCGAGTGCTCCTACTGGGCGTGCATGCCGTCGAAGGCGCTGCTGCGGGCGCCGATGGCGCTGCGCGCCGCACGCGACCTCCCCGGGGCGGCCCAGGCGGTCTCGGGCGGAGTGGACGTCGCCGCGCTCCTCGCGCACCGCGACTCCGTCACCAGCGGCTTCGACGACCACGGCCAGGTGCAGTGGCTCGAGGGAGCGGGCATCGAGCTCGTCCGCGGCCACGGCCGCCTGAGCGGTGAGCGCGAGGTGACCGTGACGGCCCCCGACGGCACGGAGCGGGTCCTCCGCGCGCGTGCGGCCGTCGCGGTGGCGACCGGCACGACCGCCCTCGTGCCCGACGTGCCGGGGCTCCGCGACGCCGCTCCCTGGACGAGCCGCGAGGCGACGAGCGCCGAGACCGTTCCGCCGCGCCTCGTGATCGTCGGAGGCGGGGTCGTCGCGGTGGAGATGGCGACCGCCTACGCCGGCATGGGCTCCGCCGTCACCCTGCTCGCGCGCAGCGGACTGCTCGCTCCGTTCGAGCCGTTCGCCGGGGCGCTCGTCGGCGACTCCCTCCGCGAGCTCGGTGTCGACGTCCGGCTCGGCGCCTCGCCCGCCGCGGTCGAGCGCCGCTCCGACGGCGGCGTCACGGTCACCCTCGAGGGCGGCGACGTGATCGAGGCCGACGAGATCCTGGCGGCGACGGGCCGCGCCCCGCACACGCGCGACATCGGGCTCGAGACCGTGGGCCTCGAGCCCGGGACCTCGCTCACCGTCGACGACACGATGCTCGTGCTCGGCGCCGACGGCGCACCGATCGGCGGCTCCTCGCCGTGGCTCTACGGAGTCGGCGACGTGAACCACCGGGCGCTCCTCACCCACCAGGGCAAGTACCAGGCACGCGCCGCGGGCGACGTGATCGTGGCCCGCGCCACCGGCGCCGCCGTGCTCGACGCCCCGTGGGGTGCGCACGTGGCGACCGCCGACCACGAGGCCGTTCCCCAGGTCGTCTTCACCGACCCGGAGGTCGCCTCGGTCGGACTGACGGCGGCCGCGGCCGAGGAGGCGGGCTACCGCACGCGGGTCGTCGACTACGAGATCGGCTCGGTCGCCGGCGCCTCCCTCGCCGCGGTCGGCTACACCGGTACCGCCCGCATGGTCGTGGACGAGGAGCGCCGGGTGGTGCTCGGCGTCACCTTCGTCGGCAAGGAGGTCGGCGAGCTGATCCATTCCGCGACGATCGCCGTCGTCGGCGAGGTGCCGCTCTCGCGCCTCTGGCACGCCGTGCCCTCCTACCCGACCATCAGCGAGGTGTGGCTGCGCCTGCTCGAGACCTACGGGCGCGACAGCGCGTGAGCGCCCTGCGCCGGGCGGTCGCCGTCGTCGCCCTCGACCCCGCGGTCACCCGCCCCGGCTACCTCTTCGCCTGCGCGGTGGGCCTCGTCTGGGGCTTCGTCTGGAGCACCGGGCGGATCGAGCGCCGGAACGGCCTCGTCGTCTTCCGCGGACTGCCCGACTGGGCCTACGGGCGCGGCGGGTCGTGCGTCGGCATCAGCTATCTGACGGGTGCCAACGCGTCGGACCGCGTCCTCGAGCACGAGGCCGTGCACGTGCAGCAGTGGAAGCGCTACGGGATGTGGTTCCCGTTCGCGTACCTCGTGGCGGGTCGCGATCCGCTGCGCAATCGATTCGAGATCGAAGCCGGTCTCGAGAAGGGCGGATACCTCCGTGGTCGCTGACATGAAGGGGCGCGTCGTCGTGCTCACCGGAGCGAGCTCCGGGATCGGGAAGGTCGCCGCGGGCGAGCTGGCGGAGGCGGGGGCGACCGTCGCGGTCGTCGGCCGCAACCCCGAGCGGACCCGCTCCGTCGCCGAGAACGTGGGAGGCGTGCCGTTCGTCGCCGACTTCGACCGCCTCGACGACGTGCGGGCCCTCGCCGCGTCGCTCCTCGAGCGCTTCGACGGGATCGACGTGCTCGCCAACAACGCCGGCGGCCTCGTCTCGGAGCGCGGCACGACGGCCGACGGCCACGAGCGGACGATCCAGAGCAATCATCTGGCGCCGTTCCTGCTCACCCGGCTCCTGCTGCCGCGCCTCATCGAGACCGGGGCGTCCCGGCCCGGCGCCCGCGTCGTCTCGACCGCGAGCGTCGCCAACCGGTTCGGCCGCCTCTCGCTCGAGGACCTCGACCGCAGGAAGGGCCCGTGGCTGGGCGGCTGGAGCGCCTACGGCACCTCCAAGCTCGCCACGATCCTCTTCATCCGCGAGCTCGCCGAGCGCCTGCTGCCGACCGCCGTCGACGCCTACTCGTTCCACCCCGGCTTCGTCGCCACCGGCTTCGGAGCCGACTCCCGCGTGATGAAGGCGATGCAGACGCTCACGTCCGGCTCCTACGGCATCACCGCCGAGGCGGGCGCCGTGCCGTTGATCACGCTCTGCTCGGAGCCCGACGTCGGCGCCGCGAGCGGCACCTACTTCGACGGCCTCAAGCCCCACGGAGGCGTCGCCAAGCAGGCCCGGGACCGCGTGCTCGGCACCGACCTCTGGGACCTCTCGAGCCGCCTGGTGGGGCTACCTCCGACGCTCTGATCGCGATGCCCCCGAGCGGGTCGCGGGGGCGTCGGCTGCAAGGCGGAGGAGCTCCGCGTGGTGGAACCACGCGGTGTGACGACAACGCCGCAGACGGCGTTCCCGCAGAGAGCCCCGAGCGGGTCGCGGGGGCGTCGGCTGCAAGGCGGAGGAGCTCCGCATGGTGGAACCATGGGGTGCGACGACAACGCCGCAGACGGCGTTCCCGCGGCCCGCTCGGCTAGTTGGCCTCGGAGCGGCCGAGGCGCCAGTAC encodes the following:
- a CDS encoding ribonuclease E inhibitor RraB, yielding MSDEILDSARPAETTGSALEAQRERAARQLEIRLRYGDQVWELREVDHFAVFTRASRARRAGRTLVASGYEIAISRLRLRHVLVASHHAAVDEEATTAFLRQVVETVESEGGRYDGWRAEIVPAH
- a CDS encoding dihydrolipoyl dehydrogenase family protein; this encodes MSTDSSTADEFDLIVIGAGPVGENIADRAVQGGLTAAVVESELVGGECSYWACMPSKALLRAPMALRAARDLPGAAQAVSGGVDVAALLAHRDSVTSGFDDHGQVQWLEGAGIELVRGHGRLSGEREVTVTAPDGTERVLRARAAVAVATGTTALVPDVPGLRDAAPWTSREATSAETVPPRLVIVGGGVVAVEMATAYAGMGSAVTLLARSGLLAPFEPFAGALVGDSLRELGVDVRLGASPAAVERRSDGGVTVTLEGGDVIEADEILAATGRAPHTRDIGLETVGLEPGTSLTVDDTMLVLGADGAPIGGSSPWLYGVGDVNHRALLTHQGKYQARAAGDVIVARATGAAVLDAPWGAHVATADHEAVPQVVFTDPEVASVGLTAAAAEEAGYRTRVVDYEIGSVAGASLAAVGYTGTARMVVDEERRVVLGVTFVGKEVGELIHSATIAVVGEVPLSRLWHAVPSYPTISEVWLRLLETYGRDSA
- a CDS encoding SDR family NAD(P)-dependent oxidoreductase; this translates as MVADMKGRVVVLTGASSGIGKVAAGELAEAGATVAVVGRNPERTRSVAENVGGVPFVADFDRLDDVRALAASLLERFDGIDVLANNAGGLVSERGTTADGHERTIQSNHLAPFLLTRLLLPRLIETGASRPGARVVSTASVANRFGRLSLEDLDRRKGPWLGGWSAYGTSKLATILFIRELAERLLPTAVDAYSFHPGFVATGFGADSRVMKAMQTLTSGSYGITAEAGAVPLITLCSEPDVGAASGTYFDGLKPHGGVAKQARDRVLGTDLWDLSSRLVGLPPTL